In Lentibacillus amyloliquefaciens, one DNA window encodes the following:
- a CDS encoding carbohydrate ABC transporter permease has translation MFFRRFAILIYAILILVPVIMVVLTSLKTLEQTFDNPLGIPVDGLILDNFRNIFQDQTMAGYFVNSSVVTLFSVSFTLFFASMIAYGITRLNNWKGNGLFVLFTVGMMVPPQVNMVPLYSLVSSLDLTNSLLGLILVNISSTLPVGVFILTGFMKTLPKELFEASTIDGAGNWQIFSRVVIPLSLPSLSATAIFLFVMHWNDLLYPLLFITDNAYKTLPLALLDFQGQYLTNYPMLFTGVLIASVPMVIMYIFLQRYFVAGMTSGSVKG, from the coding sequence TTGTTTTTTAGACGGTTTGCGATACTTATCTATGCCATTTTAATATTAGTCCCGGTCATCATGGTCGTATTGACATCATTGAAAACGTTGGAGCAGACATTCGATAACCCGCTGGGGATACCTGTTGATGGGCTGATTCTCGATAATTTCAGGAATATATTTCAGGACCAGACGATGGCCGGCTATTTTGTGAACAGCTCGGTTGTGACGCTTTTCTCGGTTTCTTTCACATTATTTTTTGCGTCGATGATCGCTTATGGCATAACGCGGCTTAATAATTGGAAAGGGAATGGCCTGTTTGTATTGTTTACAGTCGGGATGATGGTACCGCCGCAAGTAAATATGGTTCCGTTATATTCGCTCGTTTCAAGTCTTGATCTGACTAATAGCCTGCTTGGACTTATTTTAGTCAATATATCGTCAACATTGCCAGTGGGTGTTTTTATATTAACCGGTTTTATGAAAACACTGCCGAAAGAATTATTCGAAGCTTCAACGATAGATGGAGCCGGCAACTGGCAAATATTTTCAAGGGTTGTCATTCCCTTATCGCTGCCATCGCTTTCCGCAACCGCCATATTTTTGTTTGTAATGCACTGGAACGACCTGCTGTATCCATTATTATTCATTACAGATAATGCTTATAAAACGCTTCCGCTCGCACTGCTGGATTTTCAGGGTCAGTATTTGACCAATTATCCAATGCTGTTTACCGGTGTTTTAATCGCTTCGGTTCCAATGGTCATTATGTATATCTTTTTGCAGCGCTATTTCGTAGCCGGCATGACGTCCGGCAGTGTAAAAGGCTGA
- the sftI gene encoding sulfoquinovose isomerase has translation MGKLLYLPIGRQTFDMETGEKEREKSSLFLNELTDQLIEPERIITAPTELEKFIKNVNSNEITAVIYQSITFADGQFIRVLTDYIPAPVIVWSVREPAVGARLRLNSLTGGNSTCHVLKHDGHPYTFVLGNADEAHVQLKIKQYLVVKKLIERISNFNIGVLGEHQPGFYFSGTNEAQLKEQFGIDVIRMDLQEAFDKSKQMPEEKWDKEIARAKQQVVGLNPSDETVMRFAQFTSFVREEIHRLNISALSIRCWPEFFNELGAAACSTLSQFTEEGVVSSCESDIHGALTMFILQELSGGEAPYLGDMVHVNEASNSVVFWHCGAGAYSLAHPEQGAQPGVHPNRKLGFTMEFGLKPGQVTIFRVGYTPEGYRLLVMRGKALDTPQRFNGTSVEVELETNVTETLYHLMDEGFEPHYGLVYADIADNLIELGKQLKLPVSVYTMH, from the coding sequence TTGGGTAAACTGTTATACCTTCCAATCGGCCGGCAGACATTTGATATGGAAACAGGGGAAAAGGAACGGGAGAAAAGCTCGCTCTTTTTAAACGAGCTGACTGATCAGCTTATTGAACCGGAGCGAATCATTACCGCACCAACTGAACTGGAAAAATTTATAAAAAATGTAAACAGTAATGAAATAACCGCTGTCATCTATCAAAGCATTACATTTGCGGATGGCCAATTTATCAGAGTACTGACTGATTACATTCCGGCTCCCGTCATTGTCTGGTCGGTCAGGGAACCGGCCGTCGGTGCAAGGCTCAGACTCAATTCACTGACGGGTGGGAACAGCACGTGTCATGTGCTGAAACATGATGGCCATCCATATACATTTGTGCTGGGCAACGCCGACGAAGCACACGTTCAATTAAAAATTAAGCAATACCTCGTCGTAAAAAAACTTATTGAGCGCATCAGCAATTTCAACATAGGCGTTCTCGGGGAGCACCAGCCGGGATTCTATTTTTCAGGTACAAATGAAGCGCAGTTGAAAGAACAATTCGGCATCGATGTCATTCGGATGGATTTGCAGGAAGCGTTCGATAAAAGTAAACAAATGCCTGAAGAGAAGTGGGATAAAGAAATCGCACGTGCTAAGCAGCAGGTGGTTGGATTAAACCCCAGCGATGAAACGGTTATGCGATTTGCCCAATTCACTTCTTTCGTTCGGGAAGAAATTCATCGTCTCAATATTTCTGCGCTATCGATTCGCTGCTGGCCGGAATTTTTTAATGAACTGGGTGCTGCTGCGTGTTCGACGTTGTCGCAGTTCACCGAAGAAGGCGTCGTTTCGTCGTGTGAATCCGATATTCATGGTGCACTTACGATGTTTATTCTCCAGGAGCTTTCCGGCGGTGAGGCGCCTTATCTCGGTGATATGGTGCATGTTAATGAAGCGAGCAATTCAGTTGTGTTCTGGCATTGCGGAGCCGGTGCATATTCACTGGCTCATCCGGAGCAGGGAGCGCAGCCGGGTGTTCATCCGAACCGCAAGCTCGGTTTTACGATGGAGTTCGGTCTCAAGCCCGGACAAGTGACGATTTTTAGAGTCGGCTATACCCCTGAAGGCTACAGGCTGCTTGTGATGCGCGGAAAAGCACTTGATACACCACAGCGTTTTAACGGTACATCGGTTGAAGTAGAGCTTGAGACCAACGTAACGGAAACACTTTATCACTTAATGGACGAAGGATTTGAACCGCATTACGGTTTGGTTTATGCGGATATCGCCGATAATTTAATCGAATTGGGCAAACAGCTTAAGCTGCCTGTGTCGGTCTATACAATGCATTGA